GTAAGTCGCTAATGGGTAAAGGTGTTTTCTGATATAGCTTTTAAGAAAAAAATGCATCGAAAAAAATTCGATGCATTTTTATTCCTCTATAGGAATGTATTGGCTTTTAAATGCTTATGCTATTCAAATCCCTGATAATGTATACATCGTAATCGCCAAGGTATTGAAAACCGAACTGTTTGTATAGGTTAATGGCTGCAATATTATTGCGATGAACCTCGAGTTTCACCTGATAGCCTTTGGCTTTGACAAACCTTAGCGATTCGCGGGTAAGCATTTTTCCTATCCCCCGCCTTTGGAAGTTAGGATGGACGCCAAAATGGTGTAAGTGAATTCTACGGCCATCAAAGGTCATCCAGCTTGTACCAATTACCATTCCATCCGAATTTACAGCCACAAGCAGCTTACCTCCAAGGTCAATGCTTTGCTGAATTATTTCCAGGTTGTCGCCACGAGCAGGATTGCCAAGGTTGGTGAGCAGCCAAAGCTCACTTAACCCTTCATAATCGCTAGGCTGAAAGTCTCGAATGGTAATACTATCCATAATTCTATACTTTAACAACGTAAAGTTGCCCCGACTCGTCCTTTGATACCTTAACCTTGCTCCCCTTTTCGATGTAGCCAAATTCGGCAATGGCATCAAACCAACTATTTCCTATTTGGATTTTACCCGATGGGCGAAGGATAGTAATGGCAACACCCTCGGCACCAACCATATTCTTAATTTTTGTATCAATGCCAACAAATCCTTCTTCTTTATTCAGGTTACTTTGTAAGGCCAGATTAGGAAATAGGGGAGATGTTAGTAATTTACGGCTTAGCGCTATGCCTCCAATCAACCCAATAAATACAGCCAAAACAACTATACCAAAGGGTTTAAGAATGGTCATCAGGTTAAAGTTAACCGGATCGCGGAAAATCTCATTATCAATCATGGCCAAGGTTAATCCTGCTACCATAAGCACTATTCCCGAGATGCCGGTAACACCAAATCCGGGTATGGCAAAAATCTCAACCATTAGTAGAATAATCCCAACTACAAAGATGATAATCTCCCAGTGTTCAACTAGCCCTTCGAGGTAAAGTGGCGCAAAGTAAAGGATGGCTGCTATAACTGCCGCAGCGAGTGGAAAGCCAACGCCCGGAGTTTGAAGTTCAAAGTAAATACCGCCAATAATAATCATTATAAGTATGCCCGATACAAACGGATTGGTTAGAAAACCAATCATGCGATCGAGTAGCGATGGACGAAACTCAGCAATAGTATACGATTTGATTCCTGCTTGCTCCATAACCTCGTTTACATTTTCGGCTTTACCTTCGCAGTAGCCATGCTTTATGGCCTCCTCGGCTGTGAATGTAAGAACCTTTCCGGAATCGATAATTCCTTCAATGTATATTGAGGGATCTACCATGGCCTCAGCTATTCTGGGATCGCGTCGCCATTTTAGTATCGTATCGTTCCCTGAAATGAGTGTATCGTAACCTTTGGCCTCAGCGGTTGCTCGCATGGTGCTACGCATGAACGATTGAAATTTATCAGGGACAACATTGCCCGATTGGTCTACTACCGTAGCTGCACCAATGCTTCCGCCTTTTCGCATGTAAATACTATCGCAGGCAATTGAAATCAAAGCACCTGCCGATGCGGCCTGGTTATCAATAAAAACCCATACAGGAATTTTACTGTTCAGGATTTTGGTTCTAATTGAGTCGGCTACATCAACCATTCCGCCATAGGTGTTCATGTGTATGAGTATGATATCAGCTTTGAGGCTTTGGGCTTCCTCAAAGCCAACCTTCACCGACCTCCATGCCGCAGGCATGATATTCTCTTTTATATTTATCTTGTAAATCAATTTGCTTGCCGGTAGGCTATCTTGTGCTTGGGCTGGTATA
The genomic region above belongs to Tenuifilum sp. 4138str and contains:
- a CDS encoding NfeD family protein, with protein sequence MKTLRILRLFILMLLAGMHIPAQAQDSLPASKLIYKINIKENIMPAAWRSVKVGFEEAQSLKADIILIHMNTYGGMVDVADSIRTKILNSKIPVWVFIDNQAASAGALISIACDSIYMRKGGSIGAATVVDQSGNVVPDKFQSFMRSTMRATAEAKGYDTLISGNDTILKWRRDPRIAEAMVDPSIYIEGIIDSGKVLTFTAEEAIKHGYCEGKAENVNEVMEQAGIKSYTIAEFRPSLLDRMIGFLTNPFVSGILIMIIIGGIYFELQTPGVGFPLAAAVIAAILYFAPLYLEGLVEHWEIIIFVVGIILLMVEIFAIPGFGVTGISGIVLMVAGLTLAMIDNEIFRDPVNFNLMTILKPFGIVVLAVFIGLIGGIALSRKLLTSPLFPNLALQSNLNKEEGFVGIDTKIKNMVGAEGVAITILRPSGKIQIGNSWFDAIAEFGYIEKGSKVKVSKDESGQLYVVKV
- a CDS encoding GNAT family N-acetyltransferase, which translates into the protein MDSITIRDFQPSDYEGLSELWLLTNLGNPARGDNLEIIQQSIDLGGKLLVAVNSDGMVIGTSWMTFDGRRIHLHHFGVHPNFQRRGIGKMLTRESLRFVKAKGYQVKLEVHRNNIAAINLYKQFGFQYLGDYDVYIIRDLNSISI